The Aedes albopictus strain Foshan chromosome 2, AalbF5, whole genome shotgun sequence region caggaaaaatatcaggaggagtTCTGGaacaaattccgagaggaattataGGAAAACTTCGGGAGCAACTCTGAGAGGAAACCAAGGAGATATTCAGGAAAAAGTTTCGGGACAAACCTGTATATTTATTTTTTGCGTGCCTCTAAACATGCGCATGGTATTGAAAACTTATCCTTCTAAATGTAAGAAACCCATctatgtatttttattttttttttgcgccgcCAAACGAATAAAAAATCCATGTGAGTGggatttcatccaaaaatttcatcaaagattccaccagggattcgtttagaaattcgtccaagaaattgtttagaaattcatctacatttttttaatatctttagggattctttcaggatatccttcgaaaaattttccaccaatagatttcatcagaaattcctgcaagattttttttcacgtcCAAAACTTTCTTCAACAAGTTTCacaaaagttccttcggaaattcctccatggattgctccaaagAAACAATTCCTGTGCTGATCATTTAATAACCCAACTAGTTTTTATTTAcacaattttcttcagaaattgaatcagaattcttttgaggattcctcccgaTAACCATCAAGTcgttttcaagaaaatctgacATGGACTgcatctgaaattccttcctgtatttctccagggcttcctccagaatttctcctacAAAACCCATCAGAGGATCCCTTTACAAAATCTTCTCaaagttttttccagaaatcccttcacagATTGCTTGAGAAAATCTTATAGGATTCTTTTTGTTATCTTCAAAATAAGCGTTAAAGAAGTttcacagagatttcttcagatattagtCTGAAGTTTCCTACAGAATATTCTCCATTTATTCcataaaaaatcttccatgggttctttatgaatttcctccagggattcccctggaattttcagttttcgaggaattctttcaggaaatcctgaatggtttgtttcagaaatgcctttgagaTGGTTTAAAGAAGTGTATCCAAATGTTTCTTTGGAAATCTCTCTAACAAATccttttacttttttgtttagaaattcctcgggatATCTCCAGTCCTCTTCCGAAAttactcttgagattccttcattaTATTCTTCAAATATACATCTAGAAAGCATTCTattgattttatcagaaattgctccaaggattctgcctgaatccttaaaaaaatcagaaattcagatttccttcgaaaatttttccaaagtttGCCTCAtacattcttccataaattccgtcTGAAAGTCACCAGAAACTTCATAACAATTAgttcggatttttttaaataaatttcttctaTAAGGGCTATATAGATTCCTTTTGCttttcatccaaggattctttcacgaaaatttccacggattccttaggaaattactccagtaattccttcataaCTTCAtacaatttttcaagaatttgtccagattATCCAGTGAATACTTCCAAAATTCTtcgtaggattctttcagaaactgctccaaGGATTCCGTCTTTACagatttccaaggattcctggagttcctccagaaatgtctccaggaatcctttcgtatcatccttcaaggattccttcagaaatttctccaggaatttcttcagaatttttcagaCACTTTTTCCATGCTTCGTTTGTAAATTGTTCTAGCAATCTCTTCAGTAACTCTAGCAGGAATTGCGTCTCcatattttcaaggattcctgaagaaggtGTAGGTATGATCTCTCCTggcatttcagaaaatcttctagggatgtgTTCAGAAAACGCTTGCaggattcttttagatttttttccaagaatttatttagaatttaatCAGAGTTGTTTTCAATGTTTGAATGTTTGGAATCTGCTCTAGCGGTTTCTTAAAAATTCATCACGAACTTCTCAATGAACACCATCATTGGAAATTCTCGAAGCAATagctccgggaatttctgcaggaattccggcaTAAATTTATAAACAGATTCTTGTACGTATTGTTCAATAGTTTCCTCTAACATTTCCTTCACAAATACCTTGCAATTCATTCAagcattttttgagaaatatttgcTAGGAATTAAACATAAAGTCCATAAAAAAGTGAagattttatttttctgaaatattGTCAGATCCAATTCGTCCAttagtttctccagatatttctccagggattccttaagggatttcttaagaaattttcttaGCAAATTCACCAAAGGTTTGCcacggagttccttcaggtattcctcattGAAGATCCAAAGATCCAAAGATTcggccagcaatttcttcagaaattgcttcgaaGACTCCTTcagcaaggatttcttcgggtatttatgtaggatttcttcaaaagtttattttattgagtatttttttcagaattttctatatcgatttctatggaaatctcccaaaaattccttaagaaattttaggcagtttttttagtttgttttttACACTGAACCCTAATATGTAACGCGTACCAATGCAATGCTGAATTCAGAAAATAAATTGTGTGAATTAGTCACCGCAGTGAATGTACTCTCCTAACATACAAATGATAGAATCGTACAGATTTTTGTGTTTATATTTTCAGCATGCATGATATTTATTAATTGGAATAGAGCCCGCAAATCCTCACGCAAGAGAAGTTCATGGTTGAGACTTGAGACCTCGTCTACTGAATGTGACACATTTTAAATTGACACTGTTAATAACAACATCAAGAACCATTTTTACTTACTGAAATGGAATTGAAATTTCCGGTAACTAGATAATAATGGTCGTATAATACTCTTTTTCTATTTTATTTCTTCCACTTTCAGCCACATTCCTCCCTCCGGAGACATCGATGCGTGCTTCGGCGATATTATCAGCGGTACAGCCGTCTTGGAGCACTTGGAAAACTTGAACCTCATCAACATTGCCGCCACTCCGACTTTGGCCATCAACATTCCGAACCGCGCTGCAATGCAGTTGCGGGGACCTTCGCCAAAGGGCATGAATGTGAACGGCAATCGCTTGGCTATCTCCTCTGCACTGAACCTCTCCGGATCGAAACGTTCCGGATCCGGATAGTACTCCTCATCGTGATGGATACCGTGCACTGGGATCACCACGTTGAGGCCTTTCTTGAGAATAAGATCTGAGTTGGGCACTTTGTAGTCTTTGGTGACGCAACGACCCAAGTTTCCCGCCGGTGGGTATTTCCTCATAGTTTCTGAAATATGATAATCAACATTGCGACTAAGTTTGTCATGATAACACCTATGCTGACAAAAACCTACCGTTAATACACTGATCCAAATAGCTCATATCCATCAAAGCGTCATAATTCAAACCACCATGTCTTGCAACAGCCGCCAAAACGTTTTCTCTAGCACGCTGCTGGATATCCCCCTGTAGCGATAGCTCGTACAAACAGAACATCATCACCGTGCTGGACGTCTCATAACCAGCCAAGAAAAATACAAACGACTGCGCCACCACCTCGTTCAGCGTTATCTTCCCCACGTCTTCGTCCGATCCCTCCAGCTTGCCCTCCAACATCAGCTGCATCGACAGGTTAATGAAATCGTTCCGCTGCACGTGGTTCATCTGCCGGAATGCGATCGTTCTGCGAATGACCTTGAAGAAGAACTCCGACACATCGGTGGGCACGGTTTTAACGTGCACCCGCTTCGCCAGGCTCTTGAACAGCGATATGAAGAAAAATTTGATAACTCGACTGTTGGCCACGTGAAACATTCTGACTCCCATTTTTCGGAACTCTTCCTCCGGGTTGGTCAAACTGTTGCACTCCAGGCCGAACGCACAAGTTCCGATGACGTCGATCGTGAAACGATTTAGCCACTCTTTCATTTCGACATCTTTGCGGTTCTGGTTGATGGACTTGGATAAACACTCTTGAAATCGCTCGGCAACTGTTACAACCATGGGACACATCAATTTCAGCTTTCCGGAAGAGAACGTCGGAGAGAGCTTTTTTCGCAAATTGGTCCAGTAGCTTCCTTCGATGTTAAACAAATGGCATGATATGGGATCATCCTTTTCGTTGCAGTATAAACCTCGATCGTGAAAATGCTGGAAGTCCTGGATTAAAACATTTCTCATCAGCTGTCGATCCAGCACAACGGCAAATGGAGTCGTGAAAAAGAATACCCCGCCAATGGGACACTTTTTGCACTTGAGCTCATTGTAGTAATGGGTCGTCAACTGAGACGTGTGAACTCGTTTTCCATTTACAAgcagatttccgaagggaaattTGGGTTTAATAAAGGGTACTCCTTGCCGTTTCCAGAACGAGTACTTCCGACGAACATACAA contains the following coding sequences:
- the LOC109398237 gene encoding probable cytochrome P450 6a14 — translated: MWIYILIGVFTLANLYVRRKYSFWKRQGVPFIKPKFPFGNLLVNGKRVHTSQLTTHYYNELKCKKCPIGGVFFFTTPFAVVLDRQLMRNVLIQDFQHFHDRGLYCNEKDDPISCHLFNIEGSYWTNLRKKLSPTFSSGKLKLMCPMVVTVAERFQECLSKSINQNRKDVEMKEWLNRFTIDVIGTCAFGLECNSLTNPEEEFRKMGVRMFHVANSRVIKFFFISLFKSLAKRVHVKTVPTDVSEFFFKVIRRTIAFRQMNHVQRNDFINLSMQLMLEGKLEGSDEDVGKITLNEVVAQSFVFFLAGYETSSTVMMFCLYELSLQGDIQQRARENVLAAVARHGGLNYDALMDMSYLDQCINETMRKYPPAGNLGRCVTKDYKVPNSDLILKKGLNVVIPVHGIHHDEEYYPDPERFDPERFSAEEIAKRLPFTFMPFGEGPRNCIAARFGMLMAKVGVAAMLMRFKFSKCSKTAVPLIISPKHASMSPEGGMWLKVEEIK